TAAAGCGGCTGCTTTTGCTTCGGTTTCTTCACCAATGCAATCGTTGGCAAAATGAACATCAACACCCAGTAATTCTGAAACCCGGGGGAGGATATGTTTCAACGAATATTTTTCGGTAGGACCTTTCGGCCGGCCCAAGTGTGAGCCAATGATCACGCTCCCCCCGTCCTTGAGGATTTTTTTCAACGTGGGGATAGCTGCACGAATGCGGGTGTCGTCAGTAATCTTGAAGTTTTCATCGAGCGGCACGTTGAAATCCACACGAATGAATGCCTTTTTACCGGCAAAATTGAAAGTGTCAATTGTTTGCATAATTTTTTATTTTATGAGAATATATTCATTGGAGTGTATAAACAATCTTTGCAATTGGAACACAAAGATAAGGAAAATACAGAATTTTTTCTTTAATTATGCAAAAAAAGTTACACATCCGTGATTTTCACTTCGTACGAAACCGGAACCGCTTTTTTATACATCGCCAACACGCCGCAATATTTATCGAACGATAATTGGCATGCACGCTCCAATTTATCTTTTGGTAAATCTTTACCCTCGAATTCGTATACTACCTTCAGGTCGGTATATTGTTTGGGATATTCGTCTGTCATGCCGGATTCTATTTGAACGTTAAATCCTTTAATGTCGATGCGCATTTTTTTCAGGATTTCTACCACATCAAGCCCTGTACAACCTGCTGCGGCTACCAGAAGCAGTTTTTTAGGCCGTGGCCCTGCATCATTGCCTCCGGCATCTTCCGCCAGGTCAATTACTACGTTGTGTCCGTCAACGTCGGTTTCAAAAATGTTGTTATCTTTCCAAATGGTTTTAATTGAATGTGTCATAAATGTAATGTTTGATGGTTGATTTTTAGACCTCTTCACTGATAGATGGCCGATTTTTCCGATGCCTGTCATCCGTTCAGTTTCCGCTTTTTGATTAAACAAAAAAAAGATACTTTTGTTCTTTGAAAAAAGTCAGTATTTCGTAGCAAAGTGTCAATTGTTTTTGTATTTTTGTGAAAATTTAGGCTATTATGATTGACAAAAACGCACGAGTTTTGCTCATTTACACGGGTGGAACCATCGGGATGGTTGAGAACCTGGAAACCGGAGCCCTGGAAGCCTTTAATTTCAGTCATTTGAAGTCAAACGTGCCTGAGATGAAGCGTTTAAATTTCAATGTAGACACCTACTTGTTTGATCCACCGATTGATTCATCGGAAGTCAGTCCTCAAAACTGGCAGGATATGGCCACGGTAGTGGAAGATAACTACAACGATTACGACGGTTTTGTGATTTTGCACGGCACTGATACGATGTCTTATACGGCATCGGTACTGAGTTTGATGTTCGAGAACCTGACAAAACCCGTTATATTCACCGGATCACAGTTGCCTATCGGTAAACTCCGCACAGATGGGAAGGAAAACCTGATTACTGCTCTTGAGATTGCTGCCGATAAAGATAAATCGGGAAGGCCAGTCGTGCCTGAATTGTGTATTTATATGCAAAACCTGCTGATGCGTGGAAATCGAACAACGAAAGTAAACTCGGAGAACTTCAGTGCTTTTAACAGTCCTAATTATCCGTACCTGGCTGAGGTGGGGGTAGATATTCGTTACCACGATAAGTTTATTTTACAGCCGGATTATGATAAGCCTGTCATATTTAATTTCAGGCTCGATCACAACGTTGCTATCCTGAAATTATTTCCCGGTATTCAGGAAAGTGTGGTGAGATCAATCCTTTCGGTTCCTGCACTGAGAGGTGTTGTGCTGGAAACTTACGGTTCGGGTAATGCGCCTACCGATCAGTGGTTTATTGATGCGTTGCAGGAGGCGATAGACCAAGGAATTGTTATTGTTAACGTGACGCAATGCCTTTACGGAAACGTGGAAATGCACCGGTATGAAACGGGTCAGCATTTGGAAAAATTAGGGGTTGTTTCGGGGCACGACATCACCACGGAGGCTGCTTTGGCCAAGTTAATGATTTTGCAGGGCAACGGCAAAACCCCCGATCAGGTAAGGAGGTTGATGTCGGTTTCGTTACGAGGAGAGCTGACGGAAAGGTAAAATTCTTATCTTTGTTTTCAACATACATAAGAAAACAAATGAAGAATTTAGATTACGGAGTGATAGGAAATTGCCGAACGGCGGCATTAGTGTCCAAAGAAGGGAGTATCGATTGGCTTTGTTTGCCCGATTTCGATTCTCCTTCGGTTTTTACCCGTCTGTTGGATGAGGAAAAAGGAGGGAGCTTCGCTTTTCTAGTGTCGGGTGAGTATGTTGTAACGCAAACATATCTGGGTAACACCAATATCCTTTCCACGCGGTTTGAAGCACCTGAGGGAGCATTTACCGTGCTGGACTATATGCCCCGGTACAGGACAAGCGAAAAAAGCCACTACTTGCCGCCCGAAGTCCACAGGTACCTGCGTGTTTTGTACGGAAAGCCAAAAATGCGCATTTTGTATGACCCGAAAATGAATTATGCCGGAGAAGAGGCTGTGCATACGGTTTTCCCCAACTACATAAGAACATCGTCAGCGGTAGATGCCGAGGACAAGATTTACCTCTACTCGAGCGTGAATTTCGACGTTATCCTGAGCGGTGAAGAGTTCACGCTTACGGATCATCAGTTTTTTCTGCTTTCTTACAACCAAAAGCTTGTAGCGATAGACGAAAACCGGGTCTTGCTGGATTACGAGCGTACGAAAGTGTACTGGCTTAACTGGATTAACCGTTCACGCGAGTACCGTCAATACGGAGATATGGTTAACCGCAGTATGCTGGTGTTGAAACTAATGTCGTACCAGCATTCCGGTGCCATGTTGGCAGCCGTTACAACCAGTCTGCCCGAAAGCATCGGGGAAACCCGTAACTGGGATTATCGCTTCTGCTGGCTTCGTGATGCTTCCATGTCTATCGATACCTTGCTGCACATGAAACATCAGGGCACGGCCGAACGATTTATAGGGTTCATAAAACGTATTCTGAAGTCGCGTGAGGATACTTTTCAGATAATGTACGGGATCCGGGGTGAGAGGGAATTGACCGAAGAAATTTTATCCCACCTGGCCGGATATGAGAATTCTTATCCCGTCCGTATCGGAAACGCTGCTTATAACCAGTTGCAGAACGATTCACTGGGATACCTGATGGATGTAATATACAAATACTACCTGTACTTTCCGGGGACGCTCGACGAAGTGGAGGAGATCTGGGAAGTCGTGAGAAACATGGTGCGGATGGTGCTGAAATCGTGGCGCTCTCCCGATCAGAGCATTTGGGAGTTCCGCACACGTGAATTGAATTTTGTGTTTTCCAAAGTGATGAGCTGGGTGGCACTTGACAGGGCGTCTCTGATTGCAGAGCTGCTGCACAAAGACAATTACGCGGAATTGTGGCGAAAAGAAGCAAACGGTATTAAGGAGGAGATACACGAAAAGGGCTGGAACGAAGAATTGCAATGCTTTACACAGGCTTATGAGAATACCGATCACGACTCTTCGCTTCTGCTGATGCAGTTTTATGACTTTATTGACGCCCGCGATGAGCGTTACGTGAAAACCGTGAAGGCAATCAAAGAGAACTTGTTTCACAACGGGTTGATGTACAGGTATAAAGCTGAAGACGATTTTGGAAAACCTACCTCATCGTTCACCATCTGCACGTTTTGGCTGATAGAAGCGCTTTTTGTAATCGGAGAGACGGATCAGGCTCGTGAAATTTTCGAATCGATGATCACTTATTCCAATCACGTGGGGTTGTACAGCGAAGACCTGGATTTTGAGACCAAGCGTCAGCTCGGGAATTTCCCGCAGGCATACTCTCACCTGGCATTCATCAATACGGCTACGCTGCTTTCTGAAGAGAAGAAGCTGTCGAGGTTTATCCGTCCGTAGCAGTGTGTCGTTGTTTTTCTTCACCCGTTGTGGAAATCCTTGCGAACGACCCCGGATAATTCTCGTTGATAAAATCGATAAGTTTTTCGCGGACTGACACGCGTAAATCCCAGTTTTTAGAGGAATCTTCGCTGCTTACCAGTACACGGATTTCCTTATACCACTGTTTGCTGTCAGTAACTTGAATGTTTTGTACGCGCCCGTCCCAGTTGGGGTCGTTCTTCACTAAACCGGCAAGCTTTTTACGAAGCGGTGCTACTGGCAGGCCGTAAGAAACGTACAGGAATACTGTCCCCAGAATATTGGAGCTGGTTCTTGTCCAGTTTTGTACGGGGTTATTCAGGAAATAATCGATGGGTACAATGAGCCGTCTCTCGTCCCAGATTTTTACAACCGCATAGGTGATGTTTATCTCCTCGATGCGTCCCCATTCGCCTTGAATGACTACCACATCGTCCAGGCGGATGGGTTGCGTTATAGCTATTTGTACACCCGACAAAATTTGTCCGACACTCCGTTGTGCTGCCAGTCCGACCACAATTCCCAGTACACCGGCTGAGGCCAGTAAGCTCATGCCCAATCCCTTTACGGTTTCGAAAGTCATTAATGCAATTCCGGTGAAAACGATCACTACGGTTACGATGAGTACCTTTTCAATCATATTCAGCTGGGTGAGCCGCCTGCGTGCGGTCA
This portion of the Petrimonas sulfuriphila genome encodes:
- a CDS encoding mechanosensitive ion channel; the protein is MNDITDLITENKWRHIFVSLIFIILFILLTLASNFIFKKLRNRALRSQSLIDDFIVRLFKVPSAWIIFSILLNIFSSLLDKNTRVYDIIQKTGQVLLILSIGWLIVQAVRAVFRYFQNKLDVNQSDNLTARRRLTQLNMIEKVLIVTVVIVFTGIALMTFETVKGLGMSLLASAGVLGIVVGLAAQRSVGQILSGVQIAITQPIRLDDVVVIQGEWGRIEEINITYAVVKIWDERRLIVPIDYFLNNPVQNWTRTSSNILGTVFLYVSYGLPVAPLRKKLAGLVKNDPNWDGRVQNIQVTDSKQWYKEIRVLVSSEDSSKNWDLRVSVREKLIDFINENYPGSFARISTTGEEKQRHTATDG
- a CDS encoding glycoside hydrolase family 15 protein, translated to MKNLDYGVIGNCRTAALVSKEGSIDWLCLPDFDSPSVFTRLLDEEKGGSFAFLVSGEYVVTQTYLGNTNILSTRFEAPEGAFTVLDYMPRYRTSEKSHYLPPEVHRYLRVLYGKPKMRILYDPKMNYAGEEAVHTVFPNYIRTSSAVDAEDKIYLYSSVNFDVILSGEEFTLTDHQFFLLSYNQKLVAIDENRVLLDYERTKVYWLNWINRSREYRQYGDMVNRSMLVLKLMSYQHSGAMLAAVTTSLPESIGETRNWDYRFCWLRDASMSIDTLLHMKHQGTAERFIGFIKRILKSREDTFQIMYGIRGERELTEEILSHLAGYENSYPVRIGNAAYNQLQNDSLGYLMDVIYKYYLYFPGTLDEVEEIWEVVRNMVRMVLKSWRSPDQSIWEFRTRELNFVFSKVMSWVALDRASLIAELLHKDNYAELWRKEANGIKEEIHEKGWNEELQCFTQAYENTDHDSSLLLMQFYDFIDARDERYVKTVKAIKENLFHNGLMYRYKAEDDFGKPTSSFTICTFWLIEALFVIGETDQAREIFESMITYSNHVGLYSEDLDFETKRQLGNFPQAYSHLAFINTATLLSEEKKLSRFIRP
- a CDS encoding OsmC family protein, which translates into the protein MTHSIKTIWKDNNIFETDVDGHNVVIDLAEDAGGNDAGPRPKKLLLVAAAGCTGLDVVEILKKMRIDIKGFNVQIESGMTDEYPKQYTDLKVVYEFEGKDLPKDKLERACQLSFDKYCGVLAMYKKAVPVSYEVKITDV
- a CDS encoding asparaginase; the protein is MIDKNARVLLIYTGGTIGMVENLETGALEAFNFSHLKSNVPEMKRLNFNVDTYLFDPPIDSSEVSPQNWQDMATVVEDNYNDYDGFVILHGTDTMSYTASVLSLMFENLTKPVIFTGSQLPIGKLRTDGKENLITALEIAADKDKSGRPVVPELCIYMQNLLMRGNRTTKVNSENFSAFNSPNYPYLAEVGVDIRYHDKFILQPDYDKPVIFNFRLDHNVAILKLFPGIQESVVRSILSVPALRGVVLETYGSGNAPTDQWFIDALQEAIDQGIVIVNVTQCLYGNVEMHRYETGQHLEKLGVVSGHDITTEAALAKLMILQGNGKTPDQVRRLMSVSLRGELTER